The nucleotide sequence TTTTCACCAAAGTGTTCCTCGACAATTTCAATGTCTGCATGAGGAGCAATCTTCTGCAATACCTGAGCCGCCACCAACAGTACATTAATTCCCAGTGTAATATTAGGAGAATACAGCACTGTCGTGGATTTAGCGTATTCCCGCAACTGCTTCAGTTCCGCTTCGCCATATTTTGAGATGGCCGATACAATAGGAATTTTAAGTTCAGCTGCCGGCCGATATTCATAAACTCCGGCCGCACTGGAGAAATCAACAATAGCATCTACCTTTCTTTCCAGAAAGAAAGTGTCTGTGATATCCGTCATGGAGTATATATCGCCTGCCTCAAATTCATAGCCCAGCAAACGACTGGCATATTTATGATGACTTTCATAACCTTTACGAACAACCCATTCAAGCAAAAATGAATCGTTCCGCAAGAATTCATTAGCTATAATTTTGCCTGTCTTTCCAAAGCCAAATAACCCAATACGAATCTTTTCCATACACCACACTTCCTTTCTTAAAAAGTCATTACATTTTGACGATAGATGAAAAAAATGAAGCCTTTATTAAAGACTCCATCTTAAACTAATACGACTAAATCAACTGTCCCTGGTTTTATATAATTATCAAAATTAGATTTATCAACTAACAACCTTATTCGAAAATAAAAAGTTGTTAGTTGATTTATTTTACCTTATTTTCAGCAAAAATGCAAGTCATAACCTGCTAAAAAAGGCCCTCCCAGCAGGTTATGCCGAGAGGGTCCTTTCATCCCAAAACAGGCTTGGGGATGTCTGACGGCCTCGCCTTTACCTGTTATTAGTGAAACGAATAAACCAGTTTTTCAAACTTTTTAAAGAAAGGGGTAAGCTTACTTAGCATGACGGCCACCCCGCCAGGTACGTCCGACTCAATATTCAATGCCAATACCGGCTCATGCAACGACAGCCGCAATAAGAACCAGCCCTGTCCGGATGAGGTGTTATCGGTGATCCTGACTCCTTCATAATTATTGGGAACCAGACTCCAGCCCTCTACCGTTTTCGCATACTCCTCAATAGTCTGAATAACCTCCGTACCATATTCTTTAAAAGCGTCTACCGTAATACCCAGCCGGAAATCAACACTTTCACTGGGAACTTTCAGGTCCTTGATCAAGCTCTGGATTTCCAGCCCCTGCTCGCGCAAAGTTGCCATGGTAATCAGTATCTTAGCGATAAGATAGGCTCCGTCATCAAGGAAATAATTTTCTTTTAAAGCGGCATGGCCGGAGGTTTCAATGGCTAGATGACTTTCTTTGCCTTCCTGATTTAAGCGCTTCGCTTCATTGATTACATTCTTGTAGCCCCGTTTAAAACGGTGATGCACCCCGCCCAGTTGCCCAATAAACTCTCCCAGTCCGGTGGAGGTTATTGAATCTGTTACGATGTAGGATTGGGGATGCTCTTTCAGCACGATGGCGGACAGCAAGGCAATCAAAGCGTTGCGGTTGATTTCGTCGCCGTCGGAACTAACCACAGCCGCCCGGTCCACATCGGTATCAAAAATAATGCCCAAATCGGCCTTATTCTTCAATACAGCGGCTTTGATGGCTTCCATGGCCGCCGGATTTTCCGGGTTTGGCGCATGATTGGGAAAATGACCGTCAGGCTCCAGGAACTGGCTGCCCGTTGTATCGGCCCCTAAAGGCTGCAATACTTTGCCGGCAAAAAAACCGCCTGCCCCGTTTCCGGCATCCACAACAATTTTGCAGCCTTGTAACGGTCTTTCGTAATTGACTTTGGAATTAACGCCCTGACGGATCGTATCGACCAATACCTTCGCATAAGAATCAATCAGGTTGGCTGCCTGCACCGTGCCATTATCGCGCCCTGTCCCGGTGATCCCCTGGGAGGCAAGCTCCAACACAGCCTGAATATCTTCCTTTTCACAGCCTCCCGCTTTGGTAAATAACTTCAGTCCGTTATAGTAAAAGGGCAAATGGCTGGCAGTAACCATGATGGCTCCGTCACAGCTATATTCGTCCAATACAGTGGTCATAAACATTCCTGGCGTCGTCCCTAATTGGCAGTCATACACCTGGCAACCTTCCCGGGTAAGCCCTTCAATCAGCGCAGCTTTTAAAGCCGGCCCTGACAAGCGCGAATCCATACCAATCGCCACTTTACAATCACCAGTATTCTTTTTCGTCTTAGCCGACAACCAGGTAATAAAGCCGTAGGCAATAGCCCTCACCTTATCCTCCGTAAGATTCACCGCTTTGCCTTCAGTCGCAATGGCAATCCCCCGTATATCTGTCCCGTTTTGAAGTTTTTTCCACATTTCGTCCATCAGTCTACCTGCCTATCTGAGTATTTTTTTTGCTATCTTTGCAGATTATTTCTCGGGAAATATCCATCTCTATAGTATCACACTTTCCGCATCCTCTGCATCACCTAATGGAAAATTTTATCCAGCAACTCTCGACAAAGGCCTTACAGGAAAAGTATTAAAATGACAAAAAAATCACACTTTCCCTTCTTTAAAGTTCAAAGTACAGATAATCTGCAATACGTGTCGTGTCAGGCGTCTGCTAAAGCAGACGCCTGACACGTTTTATTATCCCTTCTCATTTTGCCTTGTCCGCAACCTATTCACCCGTTCGGTCACCTGCTCCACGACTACAAACAAGACAGGAATTAAAAAAATACCGCAAACGGTAGCCATAAGCATACCGCCGACTACCGCCGTACCCATCGAGTTTCGGGCGCCGGCGCCTGCCCCTGTGGCAATGGCCAGAGGAATACAACCAATGATAAACGCTAAGGAGGTCATCAAAATAGGACGCACCCTGATTTTGGCGGCCTCGACAGCGGCCTCGACCGGTGTCAGTCCCGCCTCAACTCTCACTTTGGCAAATTCGACAATTAGAATAGCATTCTTAGCGGCCAACCCAATCAACATGACCAGACCGATCTGCATATAGATGCTATTCTCCAGATTCCGTATATATTGGAACAGGAAAGCACCAAATACACCGGTCGGCACCGAAAGAAGCACCGCCAGAGGAATACTCCAGCTTTCATACAGCGCGGCCAGACATAAAAACATAAAGAGAAAGGCCATGCAGAAAATAATAGCCGTTCGCCCGCCGGATATCTTTTCCTCCCGGCTCTGCCCGGACCATTCATAGGTATAGCCGCTGGGCAAGGTTTGCGCTGCCACTTCCTCCAACGCAGTCATCGCCTGTCCTGAACTATAGCCTGTCCCCTGGGTAGCGTTAATTTGTATGGCCTTGACGCCATTATAGCGGCTAATTGTCGTAGGCGCGACAACCTTTTTGGGTTTTAACAGTGTATTTAACGGCACCATGGTACTATTTGCACTTTTCACAAAAAAATACTGGGTAGCGTTGATATCACGGCGAAAATCCGTATCTGCCTGCAGCGTGACTTTATAGGAACGGCCAAACTTATTAAAGTCATTGACCTGCTTACCGCCCAGGAAAACCTGCAGCGCCGTAAACACATCATCAATCTCAACCCCCAACTGCTCGGCCTTGTCACGGTCTATTTCATATTCATAGCCCGGGGTATTGGCCTTAACAGCCGTTGTGATCGAGGCCAGTTCCGGCCGCGCCTGCGCAGCCTCAACAAATTTGTTGGCCACGCTGTCCAGCTCAGCCATCGTACCACCGCCCCGGTCTTCAATCATCAAGGTTAAGCCGCCGACCATGCCCAGACCGGGAAGACCGGAAGGTGCGAAGGAAATGACTGTTCCCTCGGCAAGCCCTGCACCGGCTTGCATTGTCTGACTGATTTCCCCTTTCACCTGCGTATTGGCAGTTTCCCGCTCACTCCAGGGATTGAGCGAAACAAACATGGCTCCACTGTTCGTCTTGGAACCACCGCCCAGCATATCCATGCCGGCCAGGGACATGACCGTCTTGATCCCTGACTGTTGCAGCACGTTTTGGCTAAACTCCTTCATCACTGCCATCGTACGGTTCAAGCTGGCAGCTTCCGGCAGGGTAATGGCGGTCATATAGTAGCCCTGGTCTTCCTCGGGAATAAACGATGAAGGCACCATTTTATACAAACCGCCACACAAGATGACCAGAACCAAGAGCAGCACCATGCATAACCGGCTTTTGGCAATCACCTTATGCAGGCCCTGGCCATAGCGGGCCACAGTTCTCTCAAACCAGCCATTAAACTGTGAAAACATCTTTTGCAGAAAACTGTTTTCCTTACCTGTTTCGTGCGGCTTTAGCAGCATGACACAAAGCGCCGGCGTCAGCGACAGAGCAACCAGTGCCGATAGTCCCATTGAAACGACAATAGTCAGAGCAAATTGTTTATACAAAATCCCCGTCGTACCGCCAAAGAAAGCCACCGGCAAAAATACCGACGCCAGAACAAAAGCAATGGCTACTACCGGACCGGAAACCTCTTGCATCGCTTTCCGGGTTGCTTCCTTCGGTGATAATCCGCCATAACGCATATGATGTTCAACCGCCTCAATAACCACAATGGCATCATCCACCACCAACCCAATAGCCAGTACCATGGCAAACAAGGTAAGTGTATTAATGGTAAAACCAAGCAATTTAAAAGCGGCAAAGGTTCCCAGCAGTGATACCGGGATCGCCAGTACAGGAATCAAGGTAGCCCGCCAGCTTTGTAAAAAAACAAATACCACAAGAATGACCAGCAGCAGGGCTTCAAAAAAAGTTTTAGAAACCTCCCGCATGGATTCCCGCACAAAGTCAGAGGTATCGACCACAATTTTATACTCGAGACCGTCAGGGAAATTTTTCGAGGCGTTCTCCAATACTTGTTTGACTTTGCTGATCGTTTCCAGCGCATTGGCATCACTGGTCAGTTTTACGCCAAAACCAACGGCAGTATGACCGTTTAAAAGACTGTCATAATTGTAATCCTCGCTGCCTAATTCCACTCGGGCAATGTCTTTCAGCCGGATAAAGCCGCCGTCGGTTTTTGTTCTCACAACAATATTTTCAAATTCCTCCGGATCGCTTAACCGGCCTTTTACCCGTGTCGTATACTGAAATTGTTGCTTAGAGTCGACCGGCATTTTGCCTACCGCACCTGATGCAGCCTGGATGTTCTGGGCTTCAACAGCCGCAACGACCTCATCTACCGAAACGGCAAGCTGGGCCATTTTTTCCGGCTGTAACCAAATACGCATGCTGTAACTTGAGCCAAAAGCGCTTACTTCACCTACACCGCTCACTCGTTTGATATCATCAATCAGATAGAGCGTCCCGTAGTTTTTAATAAACTTGGCATCAAAGCTGTCGTCCGGTGACCAGAGATTGAACATCAGCGACATGTCCTGTGATGCTTTACGAGTGGTAACACCCGTTGACTGTACCGTACTGGGCAGCGAAGCATTAGCCTGAGCAACCCGATTCTGCGCCTGTACGGCGGCCGTATCCGAATCTTTTTCTGTTTCGAACTGAATGCTTAATTGATAGGAGCCGGAATCGCTGCTGGTAGAAGACATGGCCACCATATCTTCTACACCATTGACCTGTTCTTCAATAACCTGCGCCACCGTTTGATCCACTACGTCGGCATTGGCTCCCTGGTACGTGGTGCTTACGGAAATGGTCGGCGGCGAAATTTTGGGATATTGCGCCACCGGCAGGGTCCAGGCGGAGGTTATTCCCAAAAGCGTAATGATTACTGATAAAACGATAGCAAAGATAGGACGTTTAATAAAGAAATTAGCCATTCAAACGCCTCCCTACTGCTGGCTGAAAGCAGCTGCCTCGCCTGCTTCCAGCACAGTTACCGCTAAAGCAGTACCTTTTTTTACTTTATCGATCCCTTCGACAATAACGGTTTCCTCACCCGTAAGACCTTCTTCTACCACCCACATATCACCGACTTGATTACCCAATTTTACCTGCCGGCTCTCTGCCTGGTTATCCGCTGTGACCACCATGACAATGGTTTTATCCAAAAGCTCCTTAACAGCCTTTTGGGGAATTAACACAGCATCTTTTTTGATTTCTCCCTGCGCCACAATTTTGGCAAACATGCCTGGCGACAATAAATTATCGGGATTTTCAAAGGCCGCCTTCATAGTGATAGTTCCCGTATTCTCATCAAGTCCGCGATCAACTTGCTCAATTCGTCCCGCCAACGGATATTGTGTACCATCACTAAGCGTAAGGATAACATGATCTTTAAGCGAAGCAGGCAGCATGCCATTGCCGCTGCGCAGAAGCTTCAAATATTCATTTTCACTCATCGTAAACTGTACCCAGACAGGATTAACCGAGGATACCGTTGCCATCGTAGTCGAACCGGCCACAACATAGTAGCCCAGACTTACATCATTAATATCAATGCGGCCATCCACAGGCGATACAATTAATGTATCCCGTTCATTTTCGACTGCCTCCCGTAAGGCCGCCTGGTTTGCCTCCACGGCAGCCTCGTCCTCCTCGGCCTGGGATTGATAAGAATCGGCAGTTTCCCGGGCAATGGCATCCTGGCTGGCTAACGCGGCATAACGATCAGCCGTTCGCCGGGAGCTTCTGAGCGTAGCCTGTGATTTATCCAGTGTTGCCTGTGCTGATTTAATCGCCGATACATATTGCTTGTTATCAACCCTGAATAACGGCTGGCCTTTATTCACCTTTTCCCCACCGTTAACCATCTTGGCTACAATGTTACCCGATACCTTGGACATAACCTTTACTTCATTCTTCGCTTTTACTTTCCCGACAAACTCATATGTAATGGGGACATCCTTTTTCACTACCTGCATTGCTTTTACCGCTACAGGTTGTTCGGTCTGTATCGTTTTCTTGTTTAGCCAGCCGCTGTAAATAGCAAGTCCCGCTAACAGAATCGCCACAACTCCCAAATACACATACACTTTACGTGAACTCTTAATCAAAGCCCTTCCCCCTCTCAAAGCATTTAGTAAATGCTTGTTTTTGCTCTCATCATGCATTATAATAAACAAGCATTTAGTAAATATATAATTATAGTTAATTTTTATTTACTAAATGCTTATATGTATGGTAGCATTGACCCAATTGTATTGTCAATACGAAATCGGACGGATCAGTTTATAAACTTTTGCCGCTGCTTTCCATTGTCAATAGCAAGCAACCTAACAGTAAAGGAGACCATAATGAAAACCAATCCAGCAAATTCTCCCTTTCAAATGGGCGCTGTACTCCTAGCAAATTCCATCATTACCTTCCTCGGCATACTCTCTGAAACAGCATTAAATATCGTTTATTCTTCCTTGATGGATGAATTTGAAGTTTCAGCTTCCACCGTTCAATGGCTGACAACCGGCTATTTTCTGACCTTAGCGGCGCTTATTCCTTTATCGCCGCTGTTTGTCAAACAATACCCTTCAAAAAAACTTTTTCAAACAGCAGCTTTATTGTGCCTGGCCGGCACTTTGCTTTGCGCACTTTCCACCAACTTCATGCTGCTTTTGCTCGGGCGGATTATTCAGGCCATCGGCACCAGCATCGCTTTGCCGCTGATGATTAATATAATCCTGGAAAAAATCCCCGTCTATAAACGGGGCAGAATCATGGGGGTGGTCGGGTTAATCACTTCTTTTGCACCTGTATTAGGTCCGATTTTTGGCGGTGCCGTATCCGAATGGCTAAACTGGCATTGGATTTTTTTCTTTATGCTGCCCCTGCTCGTCATTTCCTTTATGTTGGGCAGCAAATATATCATGGATATTCATCAACCCACAAAACTGCCCCTCGATTATAGCTCCATTCTGCTCTCCACCCTGGCCTTTACCGGAATGATTTACGCGATTAGCCGCTCCACCGAGCTCGGCTGGTATCACGGGGAAGTACTGGGCTGCCTGAGTATGGGTATTATCAGTCTTGCTGCTTTTATCAAACGTCAGCTCTCCCTTGATCAGCCGTTACTGCAAGTACATATCTTTACCTACCCGCTGTTTACCACAGGGGTCGGCATTGTCATGCTCAGCATGATGATCGTTTTGGCGGCAGGTTTTATCCTGCCGCTTTACTTACAAAAAGCCCTCGGTTATTCCAGCTTCACTGCGGCACTGGCCCTGCTGCCCGGTGCCCTCACAAACGGAATCATGGCCCCTGTTAGCGGAAGAATTTTAGATAAGAGAGGACCTTTTCTTTTACTTTTAGTAGGCTTTATCCTGGTAAGCATTACCGTATATATCTTTTCCGTCTTTTCCTGCCCGCTATATATGGTGCTGCTGCTATATACCGTTTTTATGTTTGGTGCCTCCATGCTGGCCATGCCGGCTCAAATCCATGCCCTGAATCAAGTAGCCAAACCCTATAATGCGGATGCCACTGCCATTATCAATACCTTGCAACAATTGTCCGGCGCCTTGGGCACAGCACTGGCCTCCAGCATCTTCACCGCCACCACCGGTGCCCTGCTCGCTGCCGGCACCAACTCCTCCGCAGCATTCCAGGCTCAGGCTGTCACCCTGGGCACTCAAAAAACTTTTCTCTTCCTGCTCTTCTTATCACTTCTGGGTTTGTATCTGGCAGCCACTACCCGGAAAAGCACAGGCCAAAATTAAATACCTTTCGGCACAAGAAAGCGGCACCACCCATTATAAAAGGTGGTGCCGCTTTGCTATGCAATGTTAGGGCGTGTTTGTAAACTATCCGAAACGCTCCCTGACGGTGCTTTTGGGGCCATGCTTCCTTAAATTTTTTTGAAATTTGCAAACACGCCCTAGGAAACAGCGATTAAATAAAGGCAAAGAGTTTTACCAAAATCCAGGTCAGCGGATTGGCTCCGTCACACAAGGAGGAAATATAAGTGGCGTTGGCCGGGAATTTAAAGGCGGCGTCAATAGCGGCCGTAGTATGCAGTGCGCTAATGTTGGTAGCGATCAACAGTCCTACGGCAATTACAATAGCGCCAATAATGACTGACCGGAATACATTACCGCGGCAGACGGGAGCGACCATAGCCACCATAAACGGGATGGTTGCCAAATCACCAAAGGGCAGTACCCGGTTGCCCGGAATAATAATAGCCAGAATAATGCAGATAGGTACCAGTATAATGGCTGTGGTAATCGCAGCCGGGTGGCCTACGGCAATGGCCGAATCCAGTCCGATATAAAATTCCCGCCCGGAGAAGCGTTTCTGGAAGAATATTCTGGCCGCTTCGGAAACAGGCATCAAGCCTTCCATCAACACCTTGACCATCCGCGGCATTAAGAACATAACCCCGGCCATCGACATAGCCAACTGCAGAATTTCCTTTACACCGAAGCCGGCAAAGCCGCCCAGCGCGGCGCCCAGCACCAGGCCCAGAATGACCGGCTCGCCAATTACGCCGAACTTCTCCTGAATTACATCGGTATCCAGATCAATCTTATTTAAACCGGGTATTTTATCGAAAAGTGCATTTAAGGGAATAGCAATCGGCACATAGGCCGCCGAAAATCCATGAGGCAGCGAAATGCCGGGAATACCGTAGAACTTCTGGATCATCGGGGCCGTCCAGTCGCCCAGCTTTAATACAATGACTACGTTAATGGCTGCTGCAATACAACCCATCAAAAAACTGCCGGTCAATACATTGACCATGGCTCCGGTAAAAGCAAAATGCCAGAAATTCCACAGGTCAACATTCACGGTTTTCGTCGTCCGGGTCAACAGCATGATAAAGTTAACGGCTAAGCCAATGGGAATGATAAAGGCGCCGACTTTGGAGGCAAAAGCAATCCCCGCCGCCGCCGGCCAGCCGACATCAATGACATTAAGCTCGATGCCCATTTTGGTGACCATGCCCTGGGCGGCCGGACCAATGCTATTGACCAGCAAGCCAATCACTAAATTAATGCCGATAAAACCTACTCCAATGGTAATCCCGGAACGAAAAGCCTGACCGGGCTTTTGCCCAAGTCCCCAGCCCAATAAAAAGATGATAATGGGTAACATAACGGTAGCGCCGAGGTCCAAAATAAACTTAATTGCGTCCATTCATTACACCTCCCAAATATTATAAAACTATTTACGATAACTTCTCGGGGAACTGTCGCAACACTTAGTATCCTGAGGCATCCTTAGCGCAGATGCTCCGCAATCTGTTCCAAAACTTCTTCTTCGCCGATACCGGTAATAAGATTGATGGCACTGACAACCGGAACAGAAAGCTTATTATTCACAAATGTTGTCGATACAACCAAGTCGATATTGGCCGCATGACTGGCCAATTCAATGATTTTGCACTGAAAAATATCCGCGGTAATACCCCGCTTTTGCAGTCCCTTCTTGACTTTTTCCGCAACAATCGTTGATGTAGCAATTCCTGTACCGCAAACAATCGCAACGCGTTTACTCATGAATTTCACCTCCTTATATAGATTTGTCCATTAGGCTCCTATTTGCAATGCCTGGTTAAGCAGCGATACCGCCTGTTCCCGCTCCACGGCCTTACGTAAGTTACTCAGCAGGGTGCGGTTTTGAAAGAGCGAGGAAAGTTTCTGCAGCATGTTGATCTGTTCTTGCGGCTCCTTGATCGCCAACATGAAAACAATCTCCGCCTCGATAATCTGACTGGGATTTCCCATCATCTGAAACAATACCGGTTTTTTCAAAATGCCGATGGATACAGCGGCTCTATTCACATGAACAGCATCGGTATGGGGAATGGCCACCCCGATTTCAGCCGCCGGCAAGCCGGTGGGATAATGGACTTCCCGTTCTTGAATAGCCTGGATATACGACTCTTGCACATATCCCTGACGGAATAAATTGCCGCTCATTGTTGCCAATACTTCACACCGGTTGCTGGCTTCAATCCCTACCAGGACCAATTCCGGCACCAAGGCAAAAGCTTCTTTTCCATTCATTGGACTCATCCTTTCTCCCCATAGTTGTGCATTGCTGCCATAAATTGCTCGGATGTTTTTACCTGCTGTACTGCCGATAAAAATTCCTGAGAACAAATAAGACTGTATAACTGTTTAATCATTGTCTGGCACTCCTCGGTTAAAGCCAGCATATAAACAAGCTGAACCGGATTACCGTTCCACTCAATCGGATTTGCCAGTTTGGCGATGGCAATCCCCGGCTTCTTTACAAAAGAAGGATCTGTGTGAGGCATCGCCGCTCCATTGCCCATATAGGTAGGCCGCAAAACTTCTCTTTGATAAATTCCTTCCAAAAAGTTCTCATGCACGTATTGCTGCCGGATCAATAAATCGCTTAAGCTTTGCAGTACCGCTTCCTTCTCCTGTACAGCAGGATCAACTACTATAAGTTCCGGCGCCAGCAATTCCTGCAGGGTATAATCATGGACTGCGCCGGAGTTAGCCGCAACAAAACGTTCACCCTCCAGCAGCACTCTGATTCTTTGAATACCATCACCCTTGACAAGTTCTTCAATAGAAATAAAAGCCACCTGCGGTAAGGCCGGGTCCACTGTTCCGATAACGGCAAGCACCGTTTTCGTTCGTTGTACATCCTGAATAACCTGGTGCAAATTCCCCTGAATGGCGCCAAACGACATGATTTCAATCTGTTCAGGCAGCTCCGGCAGCAACGATTCGATTAATTCCTTAACTTTCAAAGCCGCCCCCTCACCGGTAATGCAAACAGTTATCAACACCTTAGGCTTGGTTTGCGATTTTTCCTTTTTAAGCCCCAACCGGGAAACGTAGCGGGGATTTTCCTCCAATGAGCCGGCCAGCTCATCCAGTGTCATTTGCTGCAAGGCAGCCTTGCGCACCGCTTCAATGGCCAGCACGGTATCCACCCGCGAAATTACCCTTGTCTTAATGCCTGTCTTTTGAGTAACCAATTCCCCAAAGGTAACTAACGATCCCATATCGACTAAGAGCAGGACACCTTTTCCCTCATCCGCCGACTTTGCCGTGTCCAAAACCCGCTCCAGGGCATTTTCCGGGCTTTCATCCAATGACATCTCTACACTTTTAGCATGCATAACGCCTAACAGCCGGTTAGCAACATCCGCCATTCCTTCGGCAACATGGCCATGGGAAATAATCACAATACCTACCCGGCCCTCTTCCAGTCGCTCTGTCTGGTTGGCAAATGTAACCAGATACATGGCCACAAAGCCGATTTCATCCTCGGGAAATTGCAATTGCAATTCGTTCTCCATGATCGAAACCATTTTTTTCGCCGCTTCATATTCATGGCGGTGCTCTTTTTTAATCGTCTGCAGATGAGGATTGACGACCATCCGCCCTTCTTCTAAACGGTCCAGCGTCGTTTTCAAATGAATCGCCAGGCAATAGAACAGTTTGTCCTCGGCAAGCTGCAATTCATGAGATAGCAACTTCTGCACTTTTTCACACACATCAAACACTTTTGCCCCGACAATTTTCACCAGATCAGTTTTTAAAACAGGACGGACATTGGTTTCA is from Propionispora vibrioides and encodes:
- a CDS encoding PTS sugar transporter subunit IIA, with the protein product MNGKEAFALVPELVLVGIEASNRCEVLATMSGNLFRQGYVQESYIQAIQEREVHYPTGLPAAEIGVAIPHTDAVHVNRAAVSIGILKKPVLFQMMGNPSQIIEAEIVFMLAIKEPQEQINMLQKLSSLFQNRTLLSNLRKAVEREQAVSLLNQALQIGA
- a CDS encoding sigma 54-interacting transcriptional regulator, giving the protein MKELLNQLLATEDKKKPYTDEQLAQLLGMKREQVTGLRRQYGITDSRTRRKPVLMAALKDILQKSPHISERDLTQHLRSKGFDISRFAIREYRRECEPVPPKKTQPAQLLRKEAMLPGTQQPEETNITNDVFAHFIGYQGSLKTIIEQAKAAIFYPPKGLHTLILGEPGVGKSDLAEAMYQYAKSVQRISRQAPFVFFNCADYVNNPQLLMAQLFGYIRGAFTGAAADKEGLVEKANGGILFLDEVHRLPPEGQELLFYLMDKNCFRRLGETELVRHASVMIIAATTENPDSSLLITFRRRIPMLIEIPSLAARPFNERFELMSAFFAQEAMRTKNSIEIDAETLRALLLFECPGNIGQLLSVIQVSCARAFLNHVINQGNIIRITVEDLPAYARKGLLKIQNRQDIEQLIEGKLIVHPDHTVQEAKETENIYSLSSSIYQYIEERYQDLQNKNMSDETINCIIGDELEVRFKTIIKHIETNVRPVLKTDLVKIVGAKVFDVCEKVQKLLSHELQLAEDKLFYCLAIHLKTTLDRLEEGRMVVNPHLQTIKKEHRHEYEAAKKMVSIMENELQLQFPEDEIGFVAMYLVTFANQTERLEEGRVGIVIISHGHVAEGMADVANRLLGVMHAKSVEMSLDESPENALERVLDTAKSADEGKGVLLLVDMGSLVTFGELVTQKTGIKTRVISRVDTVLAIEAVRKAALQQMTLDELAGSLEENPRYVSRLGLKKEKSQTKPKVLITVCITGEGAALKVKELIESLLPELPEQIEIMSFGAIQGNLHQVIQDVQRTKTVLAVIGTVDPALPQVAFISIEELVKGDGIQRIRVLLEGERFVAANSGAVHDYTLQELLAPELIVVDPAVQEKEAVLQSLSDLLIRQQYVHENFLEGIYQREVLRPTYMGNGAAMPHTDPSFVKKPGIAIAKLANPIEWNGNPVQLVYMLALTEECQTMIKQLYSLICSQEFLSAVQQVKTSEQFMAAMHNYGEKG